A single window of Micrococcaceae bacterium Sec5.1 DNA harbors:
- a CDS encoding Ppx/GppA phosphatase family protein, with the protein MSRVAAIDCGTNSIRLLIADASANGAPGPLTDVVREMRVVRLGQGVDATGELAPEALERTFSATADYAALIREHGAARVRFAATSATRDARNRQVFVDGIRELLGVEPEVISGDEEAALSFAGASSVLPVTGDDAVLVVDLGGGSTEFVLGDASGVIAARSVDIGCVRLTERHLRSDPPTAAQIAAAEADVDAALDLAAQTVPLDRATVVVGVAGSITTITAHALGLSEYQPDRIHGAYLDIETISDACTSLLEMTRDERAVLPYMHPGRVDVIGAGALVWRRILGRLAAVGNGAISGAISSEHDILDGIALSIGDSA; encoded by the coding sequence ATGAGCCGCGTCGCCGCCATTGACTGCGGAACCAACTCCATCCGCCTCCTCATTGCCGATGCTTCGGCGAATGGGGCGCCCGGGCCGCTGACCGACGTCGTACGTGAAATGCGCGTGGTGCGGCTGGGACAAGGTGTGGATGCTACCGGAGAACTTGCTCCCGAGGCCTTGGAACGCACCTTCTCCGCCACAGCGGACTATGCAGCACTTATCCGTGAACACGGTGCCGCGCGCGTGCGCTTTGCTGCGACCTCGGCCACCCGCGACGCCCGGAATCGCCAGGTTTTCGTTGATGGAATCCGGGAGCTTCTTGGCGTGGAGCCTGAAGTTATCTCGGGTGATGAGGAAGCTGCGCTGTCCTTCGCAGGTGCAAGCAGCGTTTTGCCCGTTACCGGCGATGACGCCGTGCTGGTGGTTGACCTTGGTGGCGGCAGCACCGAATTCGTCCTCGGCGACGCCAGTGGCGTGATTGCCGCGCGTTCTGTCGACATTGGATGTGTTCGGCTGACGGAACGCCACCTTCGCAGCGACCCGCCTACGGCGGCGCAGATTGCAGCAGCAGAGGCCGACGTCGACGCCGCACTTGACCTTGCCGCGCAGACTGTTCCGCTTGACCGAGCCACGGTCGTGGTGGGCGTCGCGGGTTCCATCACCACCATCACTGCGCACGCCCTGGGCCTGAGCGAGTACCAGCCTGACCGGATCCACGGTGCCTACCTGGACATTGAAACCATCAGCGATGCGTGCACCAGCCTGCTGGAAATGACCCGCGACGAACGGGCGGTTCTTCCCTACATGCATCCAGGCCGTGTGGACGTCATCGGAGCTGGAGCCCTGGTGTGGCGGCGCATCCTGGGAAGGCTTGCCGCCGTGGGCAACGGTGCTATCAGCGGTGCAATTTCCAGCGAACACGACATCCTAGATGGGATTGCCCTGAGTATCGGGGACTCCGCATGA
- a CDS encoding N-acetyltransferase: protein MPGETDLKTLLASLHPVIREGNYVYALWPHGKPLEGDIEAAVREAEGLTVVLRRREADRLGLSYDFVAAWITLQIHSALEAVGLTAAVSAALTHAGISCNVLAGFHHDHLLVPVADADRALDVLRLLSRGVVLRTERPEDRPEILELTARAFSVSPVTGQPVEGTPLEVGLLRELFECDEYIPELSIVAEIGGDIVGHAISTRGWIGDLELVGLGPIGVLPQFQRCGVGSALMRESAARATAAGEPAIALLGSPVYYPRFGYVPATSLGVEPPDASWGDHFQLLPLPGWPDGVRGTFRYAAPFERV from the coding sequence ATGCCCGGCGAAACTGATCTGAAGACCCTTCTGGCGTCACTGCATCCTGTCATCAGGGAGGGTAACTACGTGTACGCCCTCTGGCCGCATGGCAAGCCGCTGGAAGGCGACATCGAGGCCGCCGTCCGGGAGGCCGAGGGTTTGACTGTGGTCCTGCGACGGCGTGAGGCGGACAGGCTTGGCCTTTCCTACGATTTCGTGGCCGCCTGGATCACGCTGCAGATCCATTCCGCGTTGGAAGCGGTAGGGCTGACCGCAGCCGTGAGCGCGGCATTGACGCATGCAGGCATCAGCTGCAACGTCCTCGCCGGCTTTCACCATGACCACTTGCTGGTCCCCGTAGCGGACGCCGATCGCGCGCTGGACGTGTTGCGTTTGCTGTCCCGGGGAGTGGTACTGCGGACGGAGCGGCCAGAAGACCGCCCTGAAATCCTGGAACTGACGGCGCGGGCCTTCTCGGTGTCTCCAGTGACCGGTCAGCCCGTTGAGGGAACCCCTTTGGAAGTTGGCTTGCTGCGCGAGCTCTTCGAGTGCGATGAGTACATTCCAGAGTTGAGCATCGTTGCTGAGATTGGTGGGGACATCGTTGGCCACGCCATCAGCACGCGCGGCTGGATCGGCGACCTGGAACTCGTAGGGTTGGGTCCCATTGGCGTCCTTCCCCAGTTTCAGCGATGCGGCGTCGGTTCGGCCCTCATGCGTGAGTCCGCCGCGCGAGCCACCGCCGCAGGGGAGCCGGCCATAGCTTTGTTGGGCAGCCCGGTCTATTACCCGCGCTTCGGCTACGTGCCGGCCACGTCTCTGGGTGTTGAGCCGCCCGACGCTTCCTGGGGCGATCACTTCCAGCTGCTGCCCCTGCCGGGCTGGCCCGACGGCGTTCGGGGAACCTTTCGCTACGCGGCGCCATTCGAACGCGTGTAG
- a CDS encoding DUF6221 family protein, translating to MTDIAEFLRACITEDGENIRNAESLGVPIGHVLQNRLLKECEDKPAIVRLHRFEDPWDKVCATCTDQGNVHLGLGRPAAKWPCPTLRAMASVYSRYPGYDAEWRA from the coding sequence GTGACCGACATCGCCGAGTTCCTCAGAGCCTGCATCACCGAAGACGGGGAGAACATCCGCAACGCCGAATCGCTGGGCGTGCCCATCGGACACGTCCTGCAGAACCGACTCTTGAAGGAATGTGAAGATAAGCCCGCCATCGTGAGGCTACACCGGTTCGAGGACCCTTGGGACAAGGTCTGCGCGACGTGCACCGACCAGGGAAACGTGCATCTTGGACTAGGGCGGCCTGCGGCCAAATGGCCGTGCCCGACGCTGAGGGCCATGGCATCGGTCTATTCCCGCTATCCCGGCTACGACGCGGAGTGGCGCGCGTAG
- a CDS encoding FAD-dependent oxidoreductase, which translates to MATTPELIDRPRVLVVGGGYVGLYVALKLQKKIANAGGIVTVVDPLPYMTYQPFLPEVAGGNIEARHAVVSHRQHLKQTELIQGRVTSIDHANRTAVVAPANGEAPFEIPYFDVVIAAGAITRTFPIKGLADKGIGLKTIEEAVALRNKVLERIEAASIMTDPAERAKALTFVVVGGGFAGIECLTEMEDLARAAVKNNPRVRQEEVRFILVEAMGRIMPEVTASQAEWVVEHLRSRDIEVLLNTSLDSAEGNLKLINLPDKTSAGEVEADTLVWAAGVQANPMIRSTDFPLEPRGRVRVLPDLRIAGDEGIVENAWAAGDIAAVPDLTGKGLPDGTCVPNAQHALRQAKKLAKNLWASRWDKPLHDYKHKNLGAVAGFGEWKGVANINLLGRIGLKGGLAWLAHRGYHGMAMPTVERKFRVIFGWILAFFAGRDTTQLIDLDNPRGAFVAAATPAPKPAAAPAPAPAVTEKPAEDKTPVSADAK; encoded by the coding sequence ATGGCAACCACCCCAGAGCTCATTGACCGTCCCCGGGTTCTCGTCGTCGGCGGCGGCTACGTCGGCCTGTACGTAGCCCTTAAATTGCAGAAGAAGATCGCGAATGCAGGTGGCATCGTCACCGTCGTAGATCCACTGCCCTACATGACTTACCAGCCGTTCCTCCCTGAGGTCGCTGGTGGCAACATCGAGGCACGCCACGCCGTCGTCTCCCACCGTCAGCACCTCAAGCAGACGGAGCTCATCCAGGGCCGCGTCACCAGCATCGACCACGCAAACCGCACCGCGGTTGTGGCGCCTGCCAATGGTGAAGCTCCCTTCGAGATTCCGTACTTTGACGTCGTCATCGCAGCTGGTGCCATCACGCGCACCTTCCCGATCAAGGGCCTCGCTGACAAGGGCATCGGCCTGAAGACCATCGAGGAAGCCGTAGCGCTTCGCAACAAGGTGCTGGAGCGCATTGAAGCCGCTTCCATCATGACGGACCCCGCAGAGCGCGCCAAGGCCCTCACCTTCGTGGTTGTCGGTGGCGGTTTTGCCGGCATCGAATGCCTCACCGAAATGGAAGACCTCGCCCGTGCCGCGGTCAAGAACAACCCGCGTGTCCGCCAGGAAGAAGTCCGCTTCATCCTCGTTGAGGCCATGGGCCGCATCATGCCCGAGGTCACCGCATCCCAGGCCGAGTGGGTTGTAGAGCACCTACGTAGCCGCGATATCGAGGTCCTCCTCAACACCTCCCTGGACAGCGCCGAGGGCAACCTCAAGCTGATCAACCTCCCGGACAAGACGTCCGCCGGTGAAGTTGAGGCTGACACGCTCGTGTGGGCTGCCGGTGTGCAGGCCAACCCGATGATCCGCTCCACCGACTTCCCGCTGGAACCGCGCGGCCGTGTCCGGGTGCTCCCGGACCTCCGCATTGCCGGCGACGAAGGCATCGTGGAGAACGCCTGGGCAGCTGGCGATATCGCCGCTGTTCCGGACCTCACGGGCAAGGGCCTCCCGGACGGTACTTGCGTTCCGAACGCCCAGCACGCGCTCCGCCAGGCAAAGAAGCTCGCAAAGAACCTCTGGGCTTCCCGCTGGGACAAGCCGCTGCACGACTACAAGCACAAGAACCTTGGTGCCGTGGCCGGCTTCGGCGAGTGGAAGGGCGTTGCCAACATCAACCTGCTGGGCCGCATCGGCCTCAAGGGCGGCCTCGCCTGGCTGGCACACCGTGGCTACCACGGCATGGCGATGCCCACGGTTGAGCGCAAGTTCCGCGTGATCTTCGGCTGGATCCTGGCCTTCTTCGCAGGCCGCGACACCACGCAGCTGATTGACCTGGACAACCCGCGTGGCGCTTTCGTTGCAGCTGCCACCCCGGCCCCCAAGCCGGCTGCTGCACCTGCCCCCGCACCTGCTGTTACGGAAAAGCCTGCCGAGGACAAGACTCCGGTATCGGCTGACGCCAAGTAG
- a CDS encoding S8 family serine peptidase: MTLRYHRLLSAALATMMAGGALAGALSTAPAATADAWRDKEFWLKESGITNAWQVSKGAGVKVAVIDSGIDGNHPDLKGVVVGGTDVSGAGAPNGQKSIGAKTEHGTLVATMLAGRGHITPTASPSPSASPTVPPAGGPDGIVGVAPEAEILAVSTWLGSPNPGGKTDQEQIPDAVRWAVDNGAKVINISLGSTSPVWPQSWDAAFLYAEQKDVVIVAAAGNRVGGNVQVGAPATIPGVLTVAGLDGDGRASVDSSSQGISIGVAAPAENLLGGMPGGGYAEWAGTSGSAPIVSGVAALIRSKWPEMSAKQVINRIVSTAKDAGAPGKDPLYGYGVLNAEAALKDEVEATSTNPLGSIADWIRVHRRGDFSTPSQAPVASPTSAPPTLADPTVPVAATPAHVDDALPAAVVLGFGGIFAVILVGASIQLRRVARRPSSTGEEAETGTLEAVDPPTRK; this comes from the coding sequence ATGACCCTGCGATACCATCGCCTGCTTTCTGCTGCCCTGGCCACGATGATGGCCGGGGGAGCACTGGCCGGTGCGCTGTCGACTGCCCCGGCAGCGACGGCGGACGCTTGGCGGGACAAGGAGTTCTGGCTCAAGGAATCGGGAATCACGAATGCCTGGCAGGTCTCCAAGGGAGCCGGTGTCAAGGTAGCCGTCATCGATAGCGGCATTGACGGGAACCACCCTGACCTCAAGGGCGTCGTGGTGGGCGGAACGGACGTTTCCGGAGCCGGCGCGCCCAACGGACAGAAGAGCATCGGCGCCAAGACGGAGCACGGAACCCTTGTGGCCACCATGCTGGCCGGGCGCGGACACATCACGCCCACAGCTTCCCCTTCGCCCTCAGCCTCGCCCACCGTTCCTCCCGCTGGGGGACCGGACGGAATTGTCGGCGTCGCGCCTGAAGCTGAGATCCTGGCGGTGTCCACCTGGCTGGGTTCACCGAACCCCGGAGGCAAGACGGACCAGGAACAGATTCCGGACGCCGTGCGGTGGGCTGTGGACAATGGCGCAAAGGTCATTAATATTTCCCTGGGCAGTACCTCACCGGTATGGCCGCAAAGTTGGGATGCGGCCTTCCTGTATGCCGAGCAAAAGGATGTGGTGATCGTCGCCGCCGCGGGGAACCGGGTGGGTGGCAACGTGCAGGTAGGAGCTCCCGCCACCATTCCCGGTGTACTCACCGTGGCAGGGCTCGACGGCGATGGCCGGGCCAGCGTCGACTCCTCCTCGCAGGGGATCAGCATCGGCGTTGCAGCACCGGCAGAAAACCTCCTTGGCGGGATGCCCGGAGGCGGATACGCCGAATGGGCTGGAACTTCCGGGTCCGCGCCCATTGTTTCCGGCGTGGCCGCACTCATCAGGTCCAAATGGCCGGAGATGAGTGCAAAGCAGGTCATCAATAGGATTGTGAGCACGGCCAAGGACGCCGGCGCCCCTGGCAAGGACCCGCTTTACGGCTACGGTGTGCTGAACGCAGAGGCAGCTCTGAAGGATGAGGTAGAGGCCACAAGCACCAACCCGCTCGGTTCGATCGCGGATTGGATTCGTGTCCACCGGCGGGGCGACTTCAGCACCCCGTCCCAGGCGCCCGTGGCCAGTCCTACCAGCGCGCCACCTACCTTGGCAGATCCAACTGTTCCAGTTGCCGCCACTCCGGCGCACGTGGACGACGCGCTTCCGGCCGCCGTCGTACTCGGCTTCGGCGGCATCTTCGCGGTGATCCTTGTGGGCGCATCCATTCAGTTGCGCAGGGTAGCGCGGCGGCCTTCGTCTACAGGGGAAGAGGCCGAAACGGGAACGCTGGAAGCGGTGGATCCACCCACCCGGAAGTAG